From the Buteo buteo chromosome 1, bButBut1.hap1.1, whole genome shotgun sequence genome, one window contains:
- the ASB5 gene encoding ankyrin repeat and SOCS box protein 5 isoform X1, whose product MTVIEENRPFAQQLSNVYFTILSLFCFKLFVKISLAILSHFYIVKGNRKEAARIAAEFYGVPQGQGSWADRSPLHEAASQGRLLSLKTLLSQGYNVDTLTIDQVTPLHEACLGDHVGCARILLEAGANVNATTIDGVTPLFNACSRGSAACAELLLEYGAKAQWESCLPSPTHEAASRGHSECLEVLISWGIDVDQDLPHLGTPLYVACVSQQIHCIRKLLYAGANVQKGKHLETPLHAAAQHSSTEIVNLLLEFGADINAKNTDFERPVDLAAPSSLVERLLLLHEATPSSLCQLCRLCIRNYIGRARLHLVPQLQLPTILKNFLQYR is encoded by the exons ATGACTGTCATAGAAGAAAATCGCCCTTTTGCCCAGCAGCTATCCAATGTCTACTTTACTATactttcacttttttgttttaaactttttgtgaaGATCAGCCTTGCTATACTTAGTCATTTCTACATTGTGAAAGGAAACCGTAAGGAAGCAGCAAGGATAGCTGCCGAATTTTACGGAGTTCCTCAAGGACAAG GTTCTTGGGCAGATCGGTCACCTCTGCATGAGGCAGCCAGTCAAGGACGTCTTCTTTCTCTAAAGACTTTATTGTCACAG GGGTACAATGTAGACACACTAACAATTGACCAAGTAACTCCACTTCATGAAGCCTGCCTGGGAGATCATGTAGGATGTGCAAGAATCCTTCTTGAAGCAGGAGCAAAT GTAAACGCTACAACAATTGATGGAGTGACACCTTTATTTAATGCATGTTCAAGAGGCAGTGCGGCATGTGCTGAGCTCCTGTTAGAGTATGGTGCCAAAGCTCAGTGGGAGTCCTGTCTTCCATCACCAACTCATGAAGCAGCCAGCAGAG GTCACAGTGAATGTCTGGAGGTACTGATATCCTGGGGTATAGATGTTGACCAAGATCTTCCTCATTTAGGAACACCTCTGTATGTAGCATGTGTTTCACAGCAGATCCATTGTATTCGAAAGCTTCTTTATGCAG GTGCCAAtgtgcagaaaggaaagcatttgGAAACTCCACTccatgctgctgcccagcatTCTAGTACAGAGATCGTAAACTTACTCCTTGAATTTGGGGCAGACATAAATGccaaaaatacagattttgagAGGCCTGTTGATTTAGCAGCTCCAAGCAGTTTAGTGGAGAGACTGCTGCTCCTCCATGAAG CCACACCATCTTCTCTTTGTCAGCTCTGCCGACTATGTATCCGAAATTACATAGGAAGAGCTAGACTGCATCTTGTCCCACAACTCCAGCTGCCAACAATACTGAAGAATTTCTTACAGTATAGATAA
- the ASB5 gene encoding ankyrin repeat and SOCS box protein 5 isoform X3, which yields MSRICNCNWLEVPWGDGDLGSWADRSPLHEAASQGRLLSLKTLLSQGYNVDTLTIDQVTPLHEACLGDHVGCARILLEAGANVNATTIDGVTPLFNACSRGSAACAELLLEYGAKAQWESCLPSPTHEAASRGHSECLEVLISWGIDVDQDLPHLGTPLYVACVSQQIHCIRKLLYAGANVQKGKHLETPLHAAAQHSSTEIVNLLLEFGADINAKNTDFERPVDLAAPSSLVERLLLLHEATPSSLCQLCRLCIRNYIGRARLHLVPQLQLPTILKNFLQYR from the exons ATGAGTAGGATTTGTAATTGCAATTGGCTGGAAGTGCCATGGGGAGATGGAGATTTAG GTTCTTGGGCAGATCGGTCACCTCTGCATGAGGCAGCCAGTCAAGGACGTCTTCTTTCTCTAAAGACTTTATTGTCACAG GGGTACAATGTAGACACACTAACAATTGACCAAGTAACTCCACTTCATGAAGCCTGCCTGGGAGATCATGTAGGATGTGCAAGAATCCTTCTTGAAGCAGGAGCAAAT GTAAACGCTACAACAATTGATGGAGTGACACCTTTATTTAATGCATGTTCAAGAGGCAGTGCGGCATGTGCTGAGCTCCTGTTAGAGTATGGTGCCAAAGCTCAGTGGGAGTCCTGTCTTCCATCACCAACTCATGAAGCAGCCAGCAGAG GTCACAGTGAATGTCTGGAGGTACTGATATCCTGGGGTATAGATGTTGACCAAGATCTTCCTCATTTAGGAACACCTCTGTATGTAGCATGTGTTTCACAGCAGATCCATTGTATTCGAAAGCTTCTTTATGCAG GTGCCAAtgtgcagaaaggaaagcatttgGAAACTCCACTccatgctgctgcccagcatTCTAGTACAGAGATCGTAAACTTACTCCTTGAATTTGGGGCAGACATAAATGccaaaaatacagattttgagAGGCCTGTTGATTTAGCAGCTCCAAGCAGTTTAGTGGAGAGACTGCTGCTCCTCCATGAAG CCACACCATCTTCTCTTTGTCAGCTCTGCCGACTATGTATCCGAAATTACATAGGAAGAGCTAGACTGCATCTTGTCCCACAACTCCAGCTGCCAACAATACTGAAGAATTTCTTACAGTATAGATAA
- the ASB5 gene encoding ankyrin repeat and SOCS box protein 5 isoform X2, with product MTTNTAVQRSQNLPKRRLESIGECPAKRKASWGILTSQGSWADRSPLHEAASQGRLLSLKTLLSQGYNVDTLTIDQVTPLHEACLGDHVGCARILLEAGANVNATTIDGVTPLFNACSRGSAACAELLLEYGAKAQWESCLPSPTHEAASRGHSECLEVLISWGIDVDQDLPHLGTPLYVACVSQQIHCIRKLLYAGANVQKGKHLETPLHAAAQHSSTEIVNLLLEFGADINAKNTDFERPVDLAAPSSLVERLLLLHEATPSSLCQLCRLCIRNYIGRARLHLVPQLQLPTILKNFLQYR from the exons ATGACAACAAACACTGCTGTTCAGAGGAGCCAGAATCTCCCCAAAAGACGACTAGAAAGTATAGGGGAGTGTCCTGCGAAACGAAAAGCTAGCTGGGGTATTCTGACCAGCCAAG GTTCTTGGGCAGATCGGTCACCTCTGCATGAGGCAGCCAGTCAAGGACGTCTTCTTTCTCTAAAGACTTTATTGTCACAG GGGTACAATGTAGACACACTAACAATTGACCAAGTAACTCCACTTCATGAAGCCTGCCTGGGAGATCATGTAGGATGTGCAAGAATCCTTCTTGAAGCAGGAGCAAAT GTAAACGCTACAACAATTGATGGAGTGACACCTTTATTTAATGCATGTTCAAGAGGCAGTGCGGCATGTGCTGAGCTCCTGTTAGAGTATGGTGCCAAAGCTCAGTGGGAGTCCTGTCTTCCATCACCAACTCATGAAGCAGCCAGCAGAG GTCACAGTGAATGTCTGGAGGTACTGATATCCTGGGGTATAGATGTTGACCAAGATCTTCCTCATTTAGGAACACCTCTGTATGTAGCATGTGTTTCACAGCAGATCCATTGTATTCGAAAGCTTCTTTATGCAG GTGCCAAtgtgcagaaaggaaagcatttgGAAACTCCACTccatgctgctgcccagcatTCTAGTACAGAGATCGTAAACTTACTCCTTGAATTTGGGGCAGACATAAATGccaaaaatacagattttgagAGGCCTGTTGATTTAGCAGCTCCAAGCAGTTTAGTGGAGAGACTGCTGCTCCTCCATGAAG CCACACCATCTTCTCTTTGTCAGCTCTGCCGACTATGTATCCGAAATTACATAGGAAGAGCTAGACTGCATCTTGTCCCACAACTCCAGCTGCCAACAATACTGAAGAATTTCTTACAGTATAGATAA